In one window of Syngnathus typhle isolate RoL2023-S1 ecotype Sweden linkage group LG7, RoL_Styp_1.0, whole genome shotgun sequence DNA:
- the bcl2l13 gene encoding bcl-2-like protein 13, giving the protein MATSYSPPPSASIAATVPTNFHYETKYIVLTYLGRLPAGRRHSALISVEDSESRSASIVKEQVEKELRQLEDEIEASFSSTGFDRGTSLVFSPVNPETSIEDCLAELGDRLVGELDAQLRGAVHALLAGPLVFERFRDTTLDLLTHTQGGWSKVLVPLVLLQALQSEKEHNVSTLLHLGVRFLEEAQGEYISQQGGYGEIFGLSSEDERGVAIAEDSNDIYILSGEQAPDRLSPQLSLLCAADSSSGHSSWQAESLPVSLAGHESWAQVCAMDPEDIKSLDSNEGVALAEERSENNSSNSDIVHVEREEAELLEEGGESGAIEESMMSVLGTESELAQLREEISSQIPVAPVTLEEPASLISLDEPVVIETPLSLSTEPSLISLEPELPPPASEVAAPPPPEPQPVAPLPAPIVEPAPAPESPTAPAPVPVEAAPPSPAKQGQTAEPEAPSEPQLEPVSVPPQYEPEAPSELDVPPAATPVPETPAQAAAEEPPVPADPTSELQVLLYGGAALVLLTAVMAYGVINYRRK; this is encoded by the exons aCTCAGAAAGCAGGAGCGCCAGCATTGTTAAAGAGCAGGTAGAAAAAGAGCTGAGACAACTTGAAGATGAAATTGAGGCTT CCTTTTCCAGCACAGGGTTTGACCGTGGCACGTCCTTGGTGTTCAGTCCAGTCAACCCTGAGACGTCAATTGAAGACTGTCTCGCTGAGCTCGGAGATCGTCTAGTTGGAGAGCTGGACGCTCAACTGAGAGGAGCTGTCCACGCACTTCTCGCGGG GCCTCTCGTGTTTGAGAGATTCCGAGATACAACACTGGACCtgttaacacacacacagggaggatGGAGCAAG GTGCTTGTGCCTTTGGTGCTGCTTCAGGCTTTGCAAAGTGAAAAAGAGCACAATGTTTCAACCCTGCTTCATCTCGGAGTGCGCTTCTTGGAGGAGGCTCAGGGAGAATACATCAGCCAGCAAGGGGGATAC GGGGAAATATTTGGCCTTAGTTCAGAAGACGAACGAGGCGTTGCCATCGCCGAAGACAGCAACGACATCTACATCCTGTCGGGGGAGCAAGCGCCCGACCGGCTGAGCCCGCAGTTGTCTCTGCTCTGTGCAGCAGACAGCAGCAGCGGGCACAGCTCCTGGCAGGCGGAGAGCTTACCCGTGTCGCTGGCCGGCCACGAGTCGTGGGCGCAGGTGTGCGCAATGGACCCCGAAGATATCAAGAGCCTGGACAGCAACGAGGGCGTAGCCCTGGCCGAAGAGCGCAGCGAAAACAATTCTTCCAACTCGGACATTGTCCATGTGGAGCGCGAGGAAGCCGAGTTGCTGGAGGAAGGAGGTGAAAGCGGTGCGATCGAGGAGAGCATGATGAGTGTGTTGGGTACAGAGAGTGAGCTAGCCCAGCTCAGAGAGGAAATTAGCAGCCAGATTCCTGTTGCTCCCGTGACCTTGGAGGAACCTGCCTCCCTGATTTCACTGGACGAGCCTGTAGTCATAGAAACACCTTTAAGCCTGTCTACAGAACCTTCCCTTATCTCTTTAGAACCAGAGCTTCCTCCTCCAGCCTCAGAGGTTgctgctcctcctccacctgAACCGCAACCTGTGGCCCCCTTACCTGCTCCTATAGTAGAACCAGCACCTGCACCAGAAAGCCCTactgctcctgctcctgtgcCTGTAGAGGCTGCGCCCCCATCTCCGGCTAAGCAGGGCCAGACCGCAGAGCCCGAAGCCCCGTCTGAACCACAACTGGAGCCTGTAAGTGTGCCTCCCCAGTATGAACCAGAGGCCCCGAGCGAGCTCGATGTCCCACCAGCTGCAACCCCAGTACCAGAGACCCCCGCGCAGGCCGCTGCAGAAGAGCCCCCAGTGCCGGCAGATCCAACATCAGAGCTCCAGGTTCTGCTGTATGGTGGAGCTGCCTTGGTGCTCCTCACTGCTGTGATGGCGTATGGTGTCATAAACTATAGGAGGAAGTAG
- the LOC133157636 gene encoding BH3-interacting domain death agonist-like — MDDLTKLASEQNAALVVLSFLQADCSDVQYNKAVCSLGNELTKTWRSSCEEDDGVIESDGYLPISNADLIAGMEPGVEHYWPGGDGEARDLQEIAARLREIAAQFQQNVVDQAAQNLRRNILSSPSEQWLDLLKSEVQRAMMMVGLEQLPQERVILALSLTLMKQVCVHSPQLLRDLFNTALRYVTLPRPR; from the exons ATGGATGATCTGACAAAGTTGGCCAGCGAGCAAAACGCCGCTTTGGTAGTGTTGAGCTTCCTCCAGGCGGACTGCAGTGACGTGCAGTATAACAAGGCAGTTTGCTCTTTGGGAAATGAGCTAACAAAAACTTGGAGGAGCAGTTGCGAAGAAGATGATGGAGTCATTGAAAGTGACGGATACCTGCCCATATCCAACGCGGATCTCATCGCAGGCATGGAGCCTGGGGTGGAGCACTACTGGCCTG GTGGTGATGGGGAAGCAAGAGACCTGCAGGAGATTGCAGCCAGACTGAGAGAAATTGCTGCCCAGTTTCAGCAGAATGTTGTGGACCAGGCTGCCCAAAACCTGCGCAGGAATATCCTGTCCTCACCCAGTGAG CAGTGGCTGGACCTCCTAAAAAGTGAAGTTCAGAGGGCCATGATGATGGTTGGGTTGGAGCAACTGCCCCAGGAGAGGGTCATCTTGGCCCTCAGCCTCACCCTGATGAAGCAAGTGTGTGTACACAGCCCACAATTGCTTCGAGATCTCTTCAACACCGCGCTGCGGTATGTCACTCTTCCAAGGCCAAGGTGA